The Ignavibacteriota bacterium genome has a window encoding:
- a CDS encoding DUF1501 domain-containing protein, translating to MKRRTFLRRAIPVSTIPFLLGGQTLQAFGRSPFLDGLASLAAATDRVLILIQLNGGNDGLNMVIPRDQYSALAAARSNIMIAESKVLALTAGTGLHPAMTGLHALYNEGKVAVVQSVGYPSPNFSHFRATDIWLTGSDSNQILPSGWMGRYLDQAYPGFPAGYPTPEVPDPLAIQIGSVVSPGLQGPSGSMGLAITNPNTTYILPGAEDTPPNTPAGHELTFVREVAEQTSLYGAAIRAAAAKGKTLSTLWPTAGSNSLADQMKIVAQLMSGGLRTGIYVVSLGGFDTHAGQAAGGATDTGTHATLLSRVSVAISAFMNDAALQGFQDRVVGLTFSEFGRRIKSNASTGTDHGAAAPLFVFGTNVYGGVVGNNPALPAAAGSNDNIAMQFDYRRVYAAIVKDWFGATATQLAAILPGQQPLSLIKGGGATGVEDMSLPVSFELRQNYPNPFNGETRIGFAVPADAGNVPVRLVVYDMTGREVAVLVDRAVGAGVHEVAFPASQLASGAYVYRLQAGAHVEARKMVLVR from the coding sequence ATGAAGAGAAGAACATTCTTACGACGTGCCATACCCGTGAGCACGATACCATTCCTGCTGGGCGGACAGACGTTGCAGGCATTCGGCCGCTCGCCGTTCCTTGACGGGCTCGCATCGCTTGCGGCAGCGACCGACCGGGTGTTGATCCTGATCCAGCTCAATGGCGGGAACGATGGGTTGAATATGGTCATTCCGCGCGACCAGTATTCCGCGCTCGCCGCGGCGCGGTCGAACATCATGATCGCGGAGTCGAAGGTGCTGGCGCTGACCGCTGGGACCGGGTTGCATCCGGCCATGACCGGGCTTCACGCGCTGTACAATGAAGGGAAGGTCGCGGTCGTGCAGAGTGTCGGGTATCCGAGTCCGAACTTCTCGCATTTCCGGGCAACGGACATCTGGCTCACGGGATCGGACTCGAACCAGATCCTGCCGAGCGGATGGATGGGTCGGTATCTGGATCAGGCGTATCCGGGATTCCCGGCAGGATATCCGACGCCGGAGGTGCCGGACCCGCTCGCGATCCAGATCGGATCGGTGGTATCGCCGGGACTTCAGGGGCCGTCCGGTTCCATGGGGCTTGCCATCACCAATCCCAATACCACGTATATCCTGCCGGGTGCTGAGGACACGCCTCCGAACACGCCGGCCGGGCACGAGCTCACGTTCGTGCGTGAGGTGGCCGAGCAGACATCGCTGTACGGTGCTGCGATCCGGGCTGCGGCGGCGAAGGGAAAGACCCTTTCCACGCTCTGGCCCACAGCGGGATCCAACTCGCTCGCGGACCAGATGAAGATCGTGGCACAGCTCATGTCGGGCGGGTTGCGTACGGGGATCTATGTGGTGAGTCTGGGCGGGTTCGACACGCATGCAGGGCAGGCGGCAGGTGGTGCGACCGACACCGGTACGCACGCCACGTTACTCAGCCGCGTGTCGGTAGCGATCTCGGCGTTCATGAACGATGCGGCGTTGCAGGGATTCCAGGACCGGGTGGTGGGGTTGACGTTCTCGGAGTTCGGGCGGCGGATCAAGTCGAATGCGAGCACCGGTACGGACCATGGCGCTGCGGCGCCGTTGTTCGTGTTCGGCACGAATGTGTATGGCGGGGTCGTGGGGAACAATCCGGCATTACCGGCGGCGGCGGGTTCGAATGACAACATTGCGATGCAGTTTGATTATCGCCGGGTGTATGCGGCGATCGTGAAGGACTGGTTCGGTGCCACGGCGACGCAGCTTGCGGCCATCCTTCCCGGGCAGCAGCCGTTGTCGTTGATCAAGGGTGGAGGCGCGACGGGAGTGGAAGACATGTCGTTGCCCGTCTCATTCGAACTCCGGCAGAATTATCCGAACCCCTTCAATGGTGAGACGCGCATCGGCTTCGCGGTGCCTGCGGATGCGGGGAACGTGCCGGTGCGGTTGGTGGTCTATGACATGACCGGGCGTGAAGTTGCGGTGCTGGTGGATCGTGCGGTCGGGGCTGGTGTCCATGAAGTGGCGTTCCCGGCATCGCAGTTGGCGAGTGGTGCATACGTGTACCGGCTGCAGGCGGGCGCGCACGTCGAGGCGCGGAAGATGGTCCTGGTCCGCTAG
- a CDS encoding DUF1800 domain-containing protein, producing MLPWPILPRTRINPIPSRSPTPNSPKTPRALSGLEPYTGLWGREQIFHLLRRTTFGPSPADLQAFQTMNMTAALDMILSTSAVDSKPLATDTREMVAVGDTWVYSNAKDPASTFDPTGARYVSLKSWWTGLMLQQSPSVMEKMVLFWHNHFVTQRNVVNEPRFQWRYTDLLRQHALGNWKDLARAMTISGAMLRYLNGNANTKTNPNENYGRELQELFTIGKGPLAGPGDYTTYTEADVKAAAKVLTGWQEDSTVLPQPGATPSKFTLTRHDTTTKQFSARYGNRTIAPSTDGITEVNALLDMIFEQEETAKYLCRRLYRWFVYYVIDEAVEANVIVPMANILRQNNYNVLPVLRALFQSAHFYDPLNVGCMIKSPLEFAVGIPRVFSLPYPADVATRYKVYYYIATQAGAMQQDIADPPSVAGWPAYYQSPQFYELWINSDTLPRRATLSNLLLKNGYSTSGFKFAADVITFTANLPDSRNIDALIEESARIIFAVPLTAAQKAFLKQTLIPGLPDYEWTLEWDLYLADPGNATKRNAVLTKLQVLYAFMLSMPEFQLQ from the coding sequence ATGCTGCCCTGGCCGATCCTTCCGCGCACGCGAATCAATCCGATCCCCTCGCGTTCGCCAACACCGAACTCCCCGAAAACGCCCCGCGCACTCAGCGGCCTCGAGCCTTACACCGGGCTCTGGGGCAGGGAGCAGATCTTCCATCTGCTCCGGCGTACCACTTTCGGGCCCTCGCCTGCCGACCTGCAGGCATTTCAAACCATGAATATGACAGCGGCACTGGACATGATCCTGTCCACCTCGGCCGTCGATAGCAAGCCTCTTGCTACGGACACCCGGGAGATGGTCGCCGTTGGCGACACATGGGTCTACTCCAACGCGAAGGACCCGGCTTCCACCTTCGATCCGACGGGTGCGCGGTACGTCTCGTTGAAATCGTGGTGGACCGGCCTGATGCTTCAGCAGTCGCCGTCGGTCATGGAGAAAATGGTCCTGTTCTGGCACAACCATTTCGTGACGCAGAGGAATGTCGTGAACGAGCCGCGCTTTCAGTGGCGGTACACGGATCTTCTGCGGCAGCATGCGCTCGGGAACTGGAAGGACCTTGCCCGGGCGATGACGATTTCCGGCGCGATGTTGCGCTATCTGAACGGGAATGCGAATACCAAGACGAATCCGAACGAGAACTACGGGCGTGAGTTGCAGGAGCTCTTCACGATCGGGAAGGGGCCCCTTGCGGGTCCGGGCGACTACACCACGTATACCGAAGCCGATGTGAAGGCGGCCGCCAAAGTTCTGACCGGCTGGCAGGAGGACTCGACGGTGCTGCCGCAGCCAGGGGCGACGCCGTCGAAATTCACGCTCACACGGCACGACACAACGACCAAGCAATTCTCCGCGAGGTACGGGAACCGGACGATCGCGCCATCGACCGACGGCATCACGGAGGTCAATGCGTTACTGGACATGATCTTCGAACAGGAGGAGACGGCGAAATATCTTTGCCGGAGACTCTACCGCTGGTTCGTGTACTACGTGATCGACGAGGCCGTGGAGGCCAACGTCATCGTGCCGATGGCGAACATCCTCCGGCAGAACAACTACAATGTGTTGCCCGTGCTGCGCGCGCTGTTCCAGAGCGCGCACTTCTACGATCCCCTCAATGTGGGTTGCATGATCAAGAGTCCGCTGGAATTTGCCGTCGGCATCCCGCGGGTCTTCAGTTTGCCGTATCCGGCGGATGTCGCCACGCGATACAAGGTCTACTACTATATCGCGACCCAGGCCGGGGCCATGCAGCAGGACATCGCTGATCCACCGTCCGTTGCGGGTTGGCCGGCATATTATCAGTCGCCGCAGTTCTATGAATTGTGGATCAACTCGGACACGTTGCCGCGCCGTGCGACGCTCAGCAATCTGCTGTTGAAGAACGGCTACAGCACATCCGGGTTCAAGTTCGCGGCGGATGTCATCACCTTCACGGCGAACCTTCCTGATTCGCGCAACATCGACGCGCTCATCGAGGAAAGCGCGCGCATCATCTTCGCGGTCCCCCTCACAGCGGCACAGAAGGCCTTCCTCAAGCAGACGCTCATACCCGGCTTGCCCGATTACGAGTGGACGCTTGAATGGGATCTGTATCTTGCCGACCCGGGCAATGCGACCAAACGGAACGCGGTCCTGACGAAGCTGCAGGTACTCTACGCGTTCATGCTGTCCATGCCTGAATTCCAGTTACAATAG